Proteins encoded by one window of Bacillota bacterium:
- a CDS encoding copper amine oxidase N-terminal domain-containing protein — protein sequence MLKTRKRWISLLVVLTFLLTLLPAGMAFAGTTYEALTTPTLGAGDTGDLGTLHVKIDPCAQTSKALISLPDDFEIVSYTASVSTSTYQIEDISDNEVKVTINAPSPAGEVDFYLTFNVNVPDDFSGDVTAVITALSGQFTSGEVVLAKVGTGELTLSVPSIPDITESGTTSDKIKINIKENVANALKEYTDSVKLTLPKGFSWILDDRGDGYGTILNVTNGTVDPDVYYTVSERHLYVVCNDTSGKYLYRIYAGIDVDATEAKLGEVKVTVGGRSSSSPSSLVVAEYVDYGVTIEAKDAPDVLAGRLEQEVGDIVIKELSGDSLVGGRTIILTLPKKAKFNSYNLSSEGGIAVDTANLNTDLNQLKIKLAENGTSAGKIKLEDVTVDLAIDISAGDLVIEASGSAGVEGKITVAKVLAPITVTANEVEVKIGVKDQAAGDITITEAQAEALIKDGEILIEAPSGVSWATTPTVTVTEGDLDLGTVQKDGRCLYIPIDSESSTASTIKISNVKFTVDRTVPEGTIELKIGGDALNESASVFTDSDWAAKVVNAVCVTPAPGETKVTAVLKVGDTVMKVNDAEVTMDAAPYIKNSRLYVSARFCANAFGVPDSNIIWDNASKTATIMAGARVIVMKVGSNVMYVNGAAITMDTAPELAPPGRVMLPIGWLALAL from the coding sequence TTGTTAAAGACACGCAAGAGATGGATCTCGCTGCTCGTCGTCCTCACGTTCCTGCTCACCCTGCTGCCGGCGGGGATGGCGTTCGCCGGGACAACTTACGAAGCACTAACTACTCCTACCCTTGGTGCAGGCGATACAGGGGATCTTGGGACATTACACGTCAAAATAGATCCCTGCGCTCAGACCAGCAAAGCGCTAATTTCACTGCCTGACGATTTTGAGATTGTCTCCTATACCGCGAGTGTTAGTACAAGTACCTATCAAATTGAGGACATATCTGACAACGAGGTTAAGGTTACAATTAATGCTCCTTCACCCGCTGGTGAAGTAGACTTCTACCTGACTTTCAATGTTAACGTTCCGGACGACTTCTCCGGTGACGTTACGGCTGTGATCACGGCGCTGTCCGGTCAGTTTACTTCAGGAGAAGTCGTACTGGCCAAAGTGGGTACCGGTGAATTGACACTGAGCGTGCCGAGTATTCCTGACATTACCGAATCTGGAACCACTTCCGATAAGATCAAGATCAATATAAAAGAAAATGTTGCAAATGCGCTCAAGGAATATACCGACAGCGTCAAGTTGACCCTGCCAAAGGGGTTCAGTTGGATACTGGATGACAGGGGCGACGGTTATGGTACAATCCTAAACGTTACCAATGGCACCGTGGATCCTGACGTCTACTACACCGTTTCCGAACGGCACCTCTACGTTGTCTGCAACGATACGAGCGGTAAGTACCTCTACCGTATCTACGCGGGCATCGATGTCGACGCGACTGAAGCCAAGCTCGGGGAAGTTAAAGTCACGGTAGGCGGCAGGAGTTCATCAAGTCCGTCTTCGCTGGTGGTTGCCGAGTACGTAGACTACGGTGTCACCATTGAGGCGAAGGATGCGCCAGACGTGTTGGCGGGCCGCCTTGAGCAAGAAGTTGGCGACATCGTAATCAAGGAACTATCTGGAGACAGCCTTGTAGGGGGTCGGACCATCATCCTGACGCTGCCGAAGAAGGCGAAGTTCAATTCCTATAACCTCAGCTCCGAGGGCGGAATTGCCGTTGATACAGCGAATCTTAACACAGACCTCAACCAGTTGAAAATCAAGCTAGCAGAGAACGGTACCAGCGCGGGTAAAATTAAGCTTGAGGACGTGACTGTTGATCTGGCAATAGATATCAGCGCAGGTGATCTGGTAATCGAAGCAAGCGGCAGCGCGGGGGTCGAAGGCAAGATCACCGTAGCGAAGGTTCTGGCACCGATTACCGTAACGGCCAACGAAGTTGAAGTCAAGATCGGTGTTAAGGATCAGGCCGCTGGTGATATTACCATCACCGAGGCTCAGGCGGAAGCCTTAATTAAGGATGGAGAGATTTTGATTGAGGCTCCTTCTGGTGTTTCCTGGGCTACCACACCTACGGTGACGGTTACAGAGGGAGATCTTGACCTCGGTACCGTGCAGAAGGACGGTAGGTGCCTCTACATTCCGATCGACAGCGAGAGTTCGACCGCTAGCACAATCAAGATCAGCAACGTTAAGTTCACGGTAGACCGTACCGTCCCCGAGGGCACTATTGAACTTAAGATCGGCGGCGATGCCCTAAACGAATCGGCGAGCGTGTTTACGGATTCCGATTGGGCGGCCAAGGTAGTCAACGCGGTGTGCGTTACTCCGGCGCCGGGTGAGACCAAGGTGACGGCCGTGCTGAAGGTGGGCGACACCGTCATGAAGGTGAACGACGCGGAAGTCACGATGGACGCTGCACCGTACATCAAGAACAGCCGGCTGTACGTCTCCGCACGGTTCTGCGCCAACGCCTTCGGTGTTCCCGACAGCAACATCATCTGGGACAACGCCAGCAAGACGGCTACCATCATGGCCGGGGCGCGGGTCATCGTGATGAAGGTCGGCAGCAA